From the Alphaproteobacteria bacterium genome, the window TTTCTGCTTCAGCATTTCGAGACCTTGAAGCAGATTGACGAGGCCTTGCCCTTCACCAGCCCCCACATGAAGGACGATGCCGTCGTCACGGCGCTCATCAAATTCATCCAGAGCGCCGACGACGGCACGACCGCCTGCCTGCAACTACGGGACAATAAAGAAGGGATTGGATGGGTTGGCACCGCTGAGTACGCCCCCAAGGAAAAGTCAATGTGGCGTCTCAAGCCTGAGAAGATCGATTTGAAACAATGGGCAGTCAACCCGAAACTGATGACAGGTGAAATCACGATAGAAAACAGTGTGATCAATCTTTCCGAACTGCCAGCATATCTTCATAGGGTCGGACTGAAAGAATGCGTTCTCCATGTGGAATTCGTGCCAAAGCTCTCAACCGTCTTGAAGAGCAGCCCAGAGATTGCGCTAAACGTTCTAGCAGCGCGCTACAATATTGGCATCCAAGACCCCAACAACCAAGATTTCCCCCGCTTCAAACCCACTTCCCAGGGCATCAAAGCCAAGCCTCCGCGTGATAATAAGGCAAAAAGCAAGAACGCCCAGACCAGCGACAAGAGCAAGCAGAGCAAGGGATAAGGACAGAGCAAGATACGGAACATAACATGAACATGTGGGCTTTTCAATAAGTCATTTCACTTTATGCCGCCTCTAAAAAGGGCTATCCAATTGGCCATGGACCATTTCATCAAAGTGCGCGGCGCCCGCGAGCACAATCTTAAAAACATCGATCTCGACATTCCGCGCGACCGGCTGGTGGTAATGACCGGCCTGTCGGGTTCCGGCAAGTCGTCGCTGGCCTTCGACACCATCTATGCCGAGGGGCAGCGCCGTTACGTCGAATCGCTGTCGGCCTATGCCCGCCAGTTCCTGGAACTGATGCAAAAGCCCGACGTGGAAAGCATCGAGGGCCTGTCGCCCGCCATTTCCATCGAACAGAAAACAACCAGCCGCAATCCGCGTTCGACCGTGGGCACGGTTACCGAGATCCACGATTACATGCGCCTGTTGTTCGCCCGCATCGGCGTGCCGCATTCGCCCGCCACCGGCCTGCCCATCGAAAGCCAGACCGTCAGCCAGATGGCCGACCGCTTGATGGCCATGCCCACGGGAACCAAGCTGTTGCTGCTGGCCCCGGTGGTGCGCGGGCGCAAGGGCGAATACAAGAAAGAAATAGACGAGCTGCGCAAGAAGGGCTTTCAGCGCCTGAAGGTCGACGGCCAGATTTATGAGATCGACGCCGTGCCGACGCTCAACAAAAAGCTCAAGCACGAGATCGAGGTGGTGGTCGACCGCGTGGTGATCAAGGAAGGGCTTACCCAGCGCTTGGCCGATTCCTTGGAAACCGCGCTGGAACTGGCCGATGGGCTGGTCTTCGCCGAAAACGCCGATACAAAAGAGCGCACGACCTTCTCGGCCAAATTCGCCTGCCCGGTGTCGGGCTTTACCATCGATGAGATCGAGCCGCGCCTGTTCTCGTTCAACAATCCTTACGGCGCCTGCCCCGCCTGCGACGGGTTGGGCGTTAAGCTGTATTTCGACCCCGAACTGATCGTGCCTGACGACCGGCTGTCGCTGGCTGAAGGGGCGCTCGCCCCCTGGGCCAACTCAACCTCGGGCTATGTGGAACAGACCTTGGAAGGCATCGCCGCCCTGTTCAAGTTGCGGCTGTCAACGCCTTGGCGCGAGTTGCCCAAGAAGGCGCAGAACGTGCTGCTGATGGGTTCGGGCGACGAGCCGATGCGCATCCGCTATTCCGACGGCAAAAGCTCGTGGTGGGTCAACAAGCCGTTCGAAGGCATCATCCCCAACATGGACCGGCGCTGGAAGGAAACCGAAAGTTCCTGGGTGCGAGAAGACCTTGAGCGCTTCCAAAGCAGCGCCCCTTGCGAGACCTGCGCCGGTTTTCGCCTGAAGCCCGAAGCCTTGGCCGTGAAGATCAATGGCTTGCATATCGGCCAGATCAACGATTTCTCGATCGCCGATCTGGTGCCCTGGTTCAAGGCGCTTGAGACGCATCTGAAACCCAAGGACGTCGAAATCGCCAGACGCATCTTGCGCGAAATCAACGAGCGCTTGGGGTTTCTGGACAGCGTGGGGCTGGAATATCTGACCCTGTCTCGCACCTCGGGCACTTTGTCGGGCGGCGAAAGCCAGCGCATCCGCCTAGCCTCGCAGATCGGCTCGGGCCTGACCGGCGTGCTTTACGTGCTGGACGAGCCTTCCATCGGCCTGCATCAGCGCGACAACGAGCGACTGCTGGCCACGCTGCGCCGCCTGCGCGACATCGGCAATACCGTGATCGTGGTCGAGCATGACGAAGATGCCATCCTGGCCGCCGATTATCTGGTCGATATGGGGCCGGGCGCCGGAGCGCATGGCGGGCAGATCATCGCCCAAGGCACGCCCGATCAGGTGATGAAGAACCCCGCCAGCGTGACCGGCCAATATCTGTCGGGCAAGCGTTTCATTCAGGTGCCCAAGCGCCGCCGCCCAGGCAACGGCAAGAAACTGACGGTGGTCAAGGCGTCGGCCAACAACTTAAAGAACGTCACGGCGAAAATTCCGCTGGGCACCTTTACCTGCGTCACCGGCGTCTCGGGCGGCGGCAAGTCAAGCCTGATCATCGAAACCCTGTACAAGGCCCTGGCGCGCCGACTGCATGGGGCGCGCGAACATGCGGGCGCTCATGAACGCATCGACGGCGTCGAACATATCGACAAGATCGTCGACATCGACCAATCGCCGATCGGACGCACGCCCAGATCGAACCCCGCCACCTATACCGGCGCCTTCACCCCCATCCGCGACTGGTTTACCGAACTGCCGGAAGCCAAGACGCGCGGCTACAAGGCCGGGCGATTTTCCTTCAACGTCAAGGGCGGGCGCTGCGAGGCCTGCCAGGGCGACGGGCTGATCAAGATCGAGATGCATTTCCTGCCAGATGTTTACGTCACCTGCGACGAATGCAAGGGCAAACGCTACAACCGCGAAACGCTGGACATCAAGTTCAAGGGCAAGTCGATTGCCGACGTGCTGGACATGACGGTGGAAGAGAGCGCCGATTTTTTCCAGGCCGTACCCGTCATCCGCGACAAGCTGGAAACCTTGAAGCGCGTGGGGCTTGGCTATATCCATCTGGGCCAACAGGCCACCACATTAAGCGGCGGCGAGGCCCAGCGCGTGAAGCTGGCCAAGGAATTGTCACGCCGCGCCACCGGACGCACGCTTTACATCTTGGACGAGCCGACCACCGGGCTGCATTTCGAGGATGTGAAGAAACTGCTGGAAGTGCTGCATGCGCTGGTCGATACGGGCAACACCGTGCTGGTGATCGAACATAATCTGGAAGTCATCAAGACCGCCGACTGGATCATCGACCTGGGTCCCGAAGGCGGCACCAAGGGCGGCGAAATCGTGGCCGCCGGAACGCCGGAAGACGTGGCGGCGACACAAGCCAGCTATACCGGCAAATATCTGAAACCGTGTTTGAAGAAACGCTAAAACGCGGCAATGCCGCGAATCGACAATCAAGATCATCGAAATCGACGCCAACTGGCAAGGCATCGGTCACGCGCTGATTTTCCGCTGGAACGACGAAGGCACGTATGTTTTTGCCCCCGAGCGCGGGATGGCGGCTACCCTTCACTGAAAAAGCCCGGATATTCAGCCCCCGGCCAGCCTGCGCAAATCCATCTCGCCCGCATGTTCGACGGTGTAGCGCGTTAAGGCGCTATCGACCGTGCGCCCGGTGATCGAGCGCCAACGCTCGACGGCGGTCTTGTTGTCGAAGGGGCCGTAGATTTCCAAAGGCTTGCCCTCGGCCATGCGCGAGAAGGCGGAATCGGCGAACTCGCCGCCCACCACGTACCAGACATTCATCTCGGCGTCGGTTCTCATTTCGATGGTATAGCGCACCAGCGCGTTGTCCACCGTGCGCCCCGTAATCGAGCGCCAGAATTCGAAGGCTTCCTTCTCGCCGAAGGGGCCGTGCGTCTCCAGGCTTTTGCCCGGCGCGATCTTGGAAAAGCTGGTGTCGGCATACTCGCCGCCCACCACGTAATGGGGCTTGTCGTTGCTGTTGGTCATGATCGTTTCTGACTTTTCAGTTGCGAACGATGGGATGCTTGTCCTTGTTCCAGCCCACCATGCCGCCCGACAACACGGACAGATTGGCGAAACCGGCCTTTTTCAGAATTCCGGCGGCGCGGCTGGAACGGTTCTCGGTTCGGCAGGTCACCACCACGGGCGTTGCCTTATAAGCCTCAAGTTCCTGACCCAACTGGCCGATGCGCTCTGAAAGATCGGGCAAGGGCAGATTGACCGCCCCCTTGATATGGCCCAGTTCGCCGATGAATTCCTCGGGCGAGCGCACATCCAGCACCAGCACGTCCTCGCCGCCCTCAAGCCGCGATTTCAAGGCGCTTCCCGTCACCATGGAGGCCTGCGGGTTCAGGCGGCGCATCAGGCGCGGCAGCATGAGGGCCAGCATGAAAACGCCAGCCAGCAACAGGTTTTCCGTGGTGAAGATTTTTTGTATGTCCATAGGCAAGGGGATACCTGTCCGAAGGGGTGGCGTCAACCCTGGACATGAGGCGGCAAAGGGCCTATCACCTGCCCATGGAACGGATTCTACACATCGTGGGCGGTGGATTGGCGGGCTGCGAGGCGGCCTGGCAGGCGGCAAAGCGTGACATTCCAGTGGTCTTGCATGAAATGCGCCCTGTCCGCGCCACCCCCGCCCATCACACAAGCGGACTGGCAGAACTGGTCTGTTCCAATTCGCTGCGCAACGACGATGTGGGCAGCGGCATCGGCCTGCTGCACGAGGAAATGCGCCGATGCGGCTCGTTGATTCTGTCGGTGGCCGACGCGGTCAAGGTGCCGGCGGGCGGAGCCTTGGCGGTGGACCGCGAGGCTTTCTCGGCCGAAGTGGAACAGCGTCTGCTGGCCCTGCCCAATCTCACCTTGCTGCGCGAAGAAGTAACGGCCTTGCCGGATGGTCCGGCCATCGTTTCGTCTGGCCCGCTGACCTCGGATGCGCTGGCCGCTGAATTGGCGCATGCCACCGGCTCGGACCATCTGCATTTCTTCGACGCCATTGCGCCCATTGTCACGCTAGACAGCGTCGATTTCTCCAAGGCCTGGTTCCAGTCGCGCTGGGACAAGGGAACCGGCAAGGACTACATCAACTGCCCCCTGTCCAAGGACGAATATTTCGCCTTCGTCGAAGCCCTGATCGCCGCCGACACGGTGGAATTCCACGACTGGGAAAAGAACACGCCCTATTTCGAAGGCTGCCTGCCCATCGAGGTGATGGCTAGGCGAGGCGCCCAAACCCTGGCCTTCGGCCCCATGAAGCCGGTGGGGCTGACCAACCCGCATGGACCCAATCCCAAATCCTATGCCGTCATCCAACTGCGCCAAGACAATGCCCTGGGCACGCTGTTCAACATGGTGGGCTTTCAGACCAAGCTGAAACATGGCGAGCAGATGCGTCTGTTTCGCACCATTCCCGGCCTGGAAAACGCCGAATTCGTGCGCCTCGGCGGACTGCACCGCAACACCTTCTTGCGCTCGCCGGTGGTGCTGGATGCAAGCCTGCGCCTGAAGGCCAGGCCCAACATCCGCATGGCGGGCCAGATCACCGGCTGCGAGGGCTATGTCGAAAGTGCGGCCATTGGCCTGCTGGCCGGGCGTTTCTGGGCCGAGGAAATGGCGAACCAGTCACCCAGCCTGCCGCCCATCGAAACCGCGCTGGGCGCTTTGCTTAACCACATCACGACGGGTGCGGGGGCCGAGACTTTCCAGCCCATGAACATCAATTTCGGCTTGTTTCCGCCCCTGCCGCCGCCCGAAGGAAAGCGCCGCAAACTGGGCGCCAAGGAACGCCGGGCCGCCTATGCCGAACGGGCGCTGGCGAAGCTGGGGGAGTGGATTAGCCCCTAAGTCTTGCCCACGGAAAAGAGATTGACCCCTAGACACGCCGCAACCATATGTAGCACAATCCATGCACTGCCTCCATAGATTTAGGCTTGCGACATGAAATACCTATCTAATGAGTAGCGCGAGCAGCTCATTCGGCACGCAAAACTTTCATTAAGGCACAGAAAACTAAGAAAAATAAGCCGTGAGGAACGACTTATAAGACGGAATAAATTAGCGCTCCATTACGGCAAGGGAGCGCCCAGTAGTCTGCTCTGGCATAGAAAGGAAGTTCCTTTGGTTGTTCCTGAATGCCTTTCTCTTACTGATAACTATGAAGAAACATGCGAATTGCTTACAGCACTTCCTAATTTAGTATTTAAAGAAAAGATGAAAGTTTTCTTGCACTTTTCCAAGTTACGAGTTCTCGAACCAATGGCAACACTACTACTTACTGGCGAGATATATCGCTGCCATCATGTTCTACAAGATTTTCGTTTTAAGGGTATTAACGGAAATTACCCTACAGATCCCAACACTTTTAAACAACTTGACGATTTTGGATTTTATAGCTTATTGAATATCCCCTCACCTCCGCCAGCAGCAACAGGAAGCGGCAGCACTCATTTTATCAGGTACTTTTCTCATAATAAAGTTCTAGCTGAAAAAGCTTCTATTTTACTTGGGTCAATAATTAGTAAAGCATTCGATGTCGAAGAAGCATCTCAACGTTACCTGGGCAGCGCCCTAGTTGAAGCAATGAACAATACCGTTGAACACGCTTATAAAAAAAGGCCTAGTTTGCCAGTAATGCCTAAGAGGTGGTGGTTTGGAGGCGCAGTTGATTCGGTTAACAAAGAGTTTAATATTCTTTTGCACGACCAAGGAATTGGGATTCCTGAAACTATTGAGCCAAGTTTATTGCAGCAGGCAAGAATATTGATGGGTTCCGTTTTTTCTGGAAAAGATGGAGCCAAGATTGCTCTAGCAACAAAACTTGGGGAGTCTTCTACCAAACAGCCAGGAAGGGGAAAGGGGTTTGAGACGATGAAAAAGGCAGTAAGGAGCTGCGATGACGGCGAACTTACGGTCTTGAGCAATTCAGGGATTTATCGCTATAATAGCCAGGGCATTGAAACCCACGATGACCACACCATATCAATCAACGGGACGATTCTTCAATGGCGAGTTCGG encodes:
- the uvrA gene encoding excinuclease ABC subunit UvrA; this encodes MDHFIKVRGAREHNLKNIDLDIPRDRLVVMTGLSGSGKSSLAFDTIYAEGQRRYVESLSAYARQFLELMQKPDVESIEGLSPAISIEQKTTSRNPRSTVGTVTEIHDYMRLLFARIGVPHSPATGLPIESQTVSQMADRLMAMPTGTKLLLLAPVVRGRKGEYKKEIDELRKKGFQRLKVDGQIYEIDAVPTLNKKLKHEIEVVVDRVVIKEGLTQRLADSLETALELADGLVFAENADTKERTTFSAKFACPVSGFTIDEIEPRLFSFNNPYGACPACDGLGVKLYFDPELIVPDDRLSLAEGALAPWANSTSGYVEQTLEGIAALFKLRLSTPWRELPKKAQNVLLMGSGDEPMRIRYSDGKSSWWVNKPFEGIIPNMDRRWKETESSWVREDLERFQSSAPCETCAGFRLKPEALAVKINGLHIGQINDFSIADLVPWFKALETHLKPKDVEIARRILREINERLGFLDSVGLEYLTLSRTSGTLSGGESQRIRLASQIGSGLTGVLYVLDEPSIGLHQRDNERLLATLRRLRDIGNTVIVVEHDEDAILAADYLVDMGPGAGAHGGQIIAQGTPDQVMKNPASVTGQYLSGKRFIQVPKRRRPGNGKKLTVVKASANNLKNVTAKIPLGTFTCVTGVSGGGKSSLIIETLYKALARRLHGAREHAGAHERIDGVEHIDKIVDIDQSPIGRTPRSNPATYTGAFTPIRDWFTELPEAKTRGYKAGRFSFNVKGGRCEACQGDGLIKIEMHFLPDVYVTCDECKGKRYNRETLDIKFKGKSIADVLDMTVEESADFFQAVPVIRDKLETLKRVGLGYIHLGQQATTLSGGEAQRVKLAKELSRRATGRTLYILDEPTTGLHFEDVKKLLEVLHALVDTGNTVLVIEHNLEVIKTADWIIDLGPEGGTKGGEIVAAGTPEDVAATQASYTGKYLKPCLKKR
- a CDS encoding DUF4170 domain-containing protein; this translates as MTNSNDKPHYVVGGEYADTSFSKIAPGKSLETHGPFGEKEAFEFWRSITGRTVDNALVRYTIEMRTDAEMNVWYVVGGEFADSAFSRMAEGKPLEIYGPFDNKTAVERWRSITGRTVDSALTRYTVEHAGEMDLRRLAGG
- a CDS encoding rhodanese-like domain-containing protein, with protein sequence MDIQKIFTTENLLLAGVFMLALMLPRLMRRLNPQASMVTGSALKSRLEGGEDVLVLDVRSPEEFIGELGHIKGAVNLPLPDLSERIGQLGQELEAYKATPVVVTCRTENRSSRAAGILKKAGFANLSVLSGGMVGWNKDKHPIVRN
- the trmFO gene encoding methylenetetrahydrofolate--tRNA-(uracil(54)-C(5))-methyltransferase (FADH(2)-oxidizing) TrmFO — encoded protein: MERILHIVGGGLAGCEAAWQAAKRDIPVVLHEMRPVRATPAHHTSGLAELVCSNSLRNDDVGSGIGLLHEEMRRCGSLILSVADAVKVPAGGALAVDREAFSAEVEQRLLALPNLTLLREEVTALPDGPAIVSSGPLTSDALAAELAHATGSDHLHFFDAIAPIVTLDSVDFSKAWFQSRWDKGTGKDYINCPLSKDEYFAFVEALIAADTVEFHDWEKNTPYFEGCLPIEVMARRGAQTLAFGPMKPVGLTNPHGPNPKSYAVIQLRQDNALGTLFNMVGFQTKLKHGEQMRLFRTIPGLENAEFVRLGGLHRNTFLRSPVVLDASLRLKARPNIRMAGQITGCEGYVESAAIGLLAGRFWAEEMANQSPSLPPIETALGALLNHITTGAGAETFQPMNINFGLFPPLPPPEGKRRKLGAKERRAAYAERALAKLGEWISP